cccaaaagagtacaagggagttgaggagcctaaccttctcgatAGTTGGTTGAGGGAGATGGAAAACATACTAGACTTAGTccattgtccggatgagatgagagtggatcagctgcattttatccgagggggaggcggtggcaagtggtgggattcggtgaaggtgagtgctaaggagttgtataccaaccaagggttacctgctataccttgggaggagtttcgaagggtttgtgaggaaggagttcgtacagaacatgtgaggagtaagttgagggaggagtttgataagtttaagatgatcacGAGATGTCCGTGGTCGAGTACTACGCatgacagttcaatgagaaatctagatatcgaggacatgggtttgagtgatgagaatttggctttgaggtttgagagtggactaaccacgaagattatggataagttaccagtgggagtcctcactgatgtgaaggaagcatatgagagggtggggagccgagagactagtggagatggctcgggagaggtctggtggtgagaagaggaagtcggagagcgagggtggtggccaatctaattacaagaaaggcaaccacaatcagtctaaggggttttcttccggatccgggtttagtctttggagcgtcctttgggcgaggccggGAGTGCGAGTAATAGTTGGGGGTGACTGCTTTgggtgtggtggcgtaggccacaagagacatgagtgcacgagtgcaccgggatctttcgagagaccgcacgagctttgcgagcaacggacggtgggatcatggccaaaccgggaagtcgagctaccagagtggaggcaaccgcaacggcggtaattcttatcggaagacaccgatgaacaacaacaacaatcaagggtcgggtgataagccgaccgcatcggcctaatcttgtccagggaggtgggcggaagaccgatggcaagctattcatgatggacaagaaggcggtgaggaagatgagcatgttatcaccggtacattccttgttaatggtattcctacgtttgttttgtttgattcgggggcttctcagtcgtttgtgtcttcgagtcatgtgaaacagttgggtttgagagtttatgagtctgttagtgagcaagtttttataccttcgggtgagtctgtaccatgtgggaggttgtttagagatgtatccttgatagtggggcaagttgatttccctgtagacttgctagagtttccttttaacggttttgagatgatagttgggatggattggttaggaaagtataaagctaagatagactgtcatcaaaagaaagtgtccttgagaggtcctaagggcgttagtgtgtcttaccgggggtttctagtcaaacccaaagttaagttgattgcagctgtcaccttgaagtcttatttgaggaagggatgtcctttgatcttatgccatgtgagagatgaccggatagagagtccgacagttgatgagataccagtggtgggagagtttgctgaCGTGTTTCCTgatgagattccggggttaccaccgaggAGAGAAATAGATTTtaccgtagagttgaagccaggaacggggccaatctctaaggcactgtaccgtatgggtcctaaggagatggaggagcttaggaaacagttggatgatctgatagagaagggatacattagaccaagtgtatcgccgtggggagcaccagttctatttgtgaagaagaaagatggaaccttgaggttatgcatagattacagagagttgaaccgagtgacgataaagaacaagtatcctttgcctaggatagatgacctgtttgatcagttgagtggtgcaacagtcttttctaagattgatttgaggtcggggtaccatcaggtgaagattagagatgtggacatacctaagacagctttcacgtcgaggtatggccattatgaatatgtggtgatgccatttgggttgtctaatgcgccggcagtgtttatggatttgatgaataggatctttagacagttcttggaccagtttgtagtggtgtttatagatgatatcttagtctactctaagactaaggaggagcatgaggagcatttgaggattgtgttgcagacgttgagggagcatgagttatatgctaagttatccaagtgtgagttctggttagagaaagttgcttttctggggcatgtgatatctaaagatggggtagctgtagatccggcgaagattgaggcagtgacaaagtgggaagcaccaaagaatgttgctgaggttaggagtttcttgggttttttGGATACTACgagacggtttgtgaaagatttctccaagatagctagaccgatgacggcattgatgaggaaagagaacaggtttcgttgggatgagagttgtgagacggcgttccagacattaaaggagcgtttgactacagctcctgtcttagcattgcctgaaggaagcgagaattttgaggtttataccgatgcttcgaagaatgggttgggatgcgtgttgatgcagaatggtaaagtgattgcctatgcttctaggcaattgaagccttatgaggagaattaccctacacatgatctggggttgggtgcagtggtgtttgctctcaagatttggagacattacctgtatggagcaatctttaaggtattttcggatcacaagagtctcaagtacatcttcacgcagaaggagttgaacatgagacagaggaggtggatggagttaattggcgactacgacatggaaatcatctaccatgaagggaaggccaatgttgttctttgatgctttgagtaggaagagtgtacattccttgtgtacggctctatctttgatgaggttgagagatgaggtagcgagctttgggattcatatgatgcagaaaggagatgccatgggtgatatgacagtacatatggagttttatgatgacattcgaggtaaacaggctttggatccgaagatagttgagtggagagcgggagtagagaaagggacagtgtccggtTTCGATACAtacgagatggtagtttgaggttcgatggtaggtggtgtgttcctaatgatgaggagttgaaaaagacaatcatgacagaagcacattgcacaccatattcagttcatccgggtggagacaagctttacaaggatttgaagaaaacgttttggtggcctgggatgaagaaagagacagctgagtttgtgtcccgttgtttgacatgccagagagttaaaggggaacagagaagaccacaaggtaagattcagtctttagaggtgcctgagtggaagtgggaatccatttccatggattttattgtgggtttgccaaagagtcaacaaggtaacaacatgatttgggtgatagtggatcgcttgaccaagtcagctcactttgttccaatgaaagatacatggactaaggcacaattagctatggcctatcgaaagaacgtgcttaagttacatggagtccctaaggacatagtgtctgacagagatgcgaggtttatatcgaggttttggaaagagttgcaggaatcgttgggaacgactttgaagatgagtacgacatttcatcctgcgacgacaGATGATGGgcgaccgagagaacaatcaagactttggaggacatgttgagagcttgtgtgatggattttggtggtaggcgggggagaggttggacttgatagagttctcttacaacaacggTTACCACACTagcattggtatggcaccgtttgaggctttgtatgggaggagatgtaggagtccaatttgttgggacgatagtctttgaggcgagtggttttaggaccagagatggtgcatgagatggttgaacagattaagatgatcagggaaaggatgagagcagctcaggatcgacagaagagttatgcagatctacatcgccgggatatagagtttcaggttggggataaagttcttctgaaagtgtctcctatgcgtggagttatgagatttgggaagaaaggcaagttaagtcagaagtttatagggccttatgagatcttagagcgagttggagaggttgcttatcgtctagctttacctgctgcgttagagagagtgcataatgtgtttcatgtatcgcagctgcggaagtatgtgagtgacccgtcacatgtgttagaggcagagagtttagagctagatgagtccttgtcatatcttgaggtacctaagcagatcctagaccgaaaggttagaaagactaggagtggggagacagttttgcttaagatcctatggtctaaccacgagaccgaggaagctacatgggaagccgaggatatcatgaaagagcgctaccctttcctttttgatcaggtatgtatggttacggggacgtaaccttgtttcttttagggggtaggagatgatcgcgagagtttttaggagttttatacaccttttatatgttgtgtcgggatgtttgtcttgggtttgtatcatgtttttgtttgatggttgagtcgggaatgttgagggagtacctttgtttttgttgtggtttgaacttcggggacgaagttctttttaaggagggaagactgtaatactccgtatttatggtcttgggggtactctatcgagtagcccttactctgtcgagtaagggtatgttgcgagaataaaatagtttcgactgttgggcactcgatcgagtagtggggcactcgatcgagtagggggtactcgatcgagtaccttgggtactcgatcgagtaccttgggtactcgatcgagtgtcccaggtttatcggggagttttctcgggttttgttaattacgcgattaaggtatataaacatattcgtctttgttttaaaacacttttaccaaaacctaaaacctgtttagagagaaagcgatcagtccttcttcctaatcgcgttcttgacaattccggagttcggacggtcggtttgcatcgtagttcgtgtcgttggattccttgcgtcgagggtaagcttttaacataagttttataatgttttgataaggtggttgaaaccctaatttagcaattggggattttatgagtaggaattgaatggtagtctttatgtgttatgtatgataggaggagaattcgtagaggagagtTTTGAGACAATTgtgagataccgtctgcgtgttgtgctttcgggtaggatttctactcggtattagtcccataatgggatattggtgatgtgttgtagttagttgttgatatgatgattgtgattgtgattgtgattggtttctatggctctcgagatgcgttctcggttgagtggggtcactttggggagtgatctcacgccctagtttcgccttcctgtggaacccgccacgaagggatgtgcacattaatgagcggggttatcgctcgtacgatgagcggggcttaggtgggagcaGGTGCGGTCCCCCCCAtggcggtggtccggtggacgatcgatgattgagacggttggttggtgtgtgtgtgtgtgtggcgttAATTTGtccatttgtcttattgttgtatgtatattgattgtgtgattaatgcgacccggtgttgttttgtaaactgcggtgatccattcggggatggtggcggatattgagcggtattgagatgaaatctttgggataggctgggatggcgacgacatgacgatagagtcttccatttgtagtttagtatttatttacatttcgattgaacgattagtttggaataatgtatcgtactttcagtttgggtttcaaggattgtattcattcattaaagtatttataataaatgttgtttctgttttgtctatttgattatcatgcctcgggcaaccgagatggtgatgtcttcatacctgagtggtcctggtaaggcactcggagtatgggggtgttaaaaACGGCTCTTAACTTCATCAATATATCATCCAAGTCCTACGGTGTAAGGAGTTAATTCGGAAACCCAGATAAAAGGTTCATATACAACATGTCTTCGATCAATTCTTCATAAAGATCTTTCGGATGTAGCTACCTGgtctagttttttttttaaaaaaaaaaaaaaaaaaaaaaaaaaaaaatattgtgagACCGTCTTGCATAAAATTTGCTcgattgttttagttttaatcaGCCATCCCACAAGACCCCAACCCCGCCCCTTCCCCTTGGTGCCTCTCTCTTCATTTGAGAACAACCCACCACATCAACAACCGCGCCACAACCGCTATTATTCATTTTCCAAGTAAGCTTTTCTTCAGTCTcttcttgttcttcttcttcttcttcttcttccattaattactgatcagtcattttgtttatcttattgttttcTTTAACCAAATTATCTGCAATTCTTATTCTCAAATCCATTTAAATCAATTTTACACAAATTAATGTTCATGTATGATCCTATTAATTTTTGAAAAAATATGATATTGGGTTAGTTTACTTTATTGTCTTGATCAAATTTTTTcaaagttttgattttttttggttaATTGATTTATGGGGTTGTGTTTTAGTTTGTGAATTCGCAGGACAGTGAATAAAGAGGTGGGCATGAGCTAAAAATGACAGTTGTTGAGGGAACGATGGTTGATTCTAAGAAAAATCCGGCATTGTCGAATTTAAAGTACGCGGGTTTGAAGCGATTAGGGAGAAAGAACCCGTTTTTACGATATGGGCTTCCTCTTATTTCACTCACTGTTTTTGGAACAATTGGTCTTGGCCATATGTTGCAAGGAAGGTATTCACTTTTACTAAGTTGTTACTCTTAGTTCTCAATATATTTTGGCTATCGATGATGTCTTAGCCTAATGGTTCAGATGCAGTATTGTGGACATTAGGTCGCTTATTCGGATCTCCCATTTTCCTTGTATTGCTGCCCCTGTGGCACCTTTGATTCCAAAAGGAAAAACTCGATATATTTTGTGTGGACATTAGGTCGATAATTTGGATTCCCCATTCCCCTTGCATTGCTTTCCTTGTGGCTCCTTTGACTCCAAAAGTAAAGAAATGGCTAGGATTGTTAGTTCTCAATATGTTTTGTGGGGAATTGTTATTATCGATATAAATCTGTGTGAAACTATGTTATTCTTATGTAATTATATTTACTGATGTTCTAGTAGGTTGGTAGAGCTTGCTATACGAGCTTTAATACTAACATTCGTTCATAACTTCTGCTATATAGTCATTAATCAACTTCTGTTTTCTACTTCCACGATGGTCGTAGATTATTGTTTAAGACTTGATTAGTAGTCCTGGCCTCATCTCGTTCATGGTAATACAAATGCGGTTGACAAGAGTAAATTTGTCACAGTTGTTTGTCTCCTTGTAATTGATTTGATCTAATATATGATTGCTATTAAGAGCGTGGTTATGGGGGTGAGCGGGTTGGCCGGTTGGGAGAAGGATAGATGGTTGATTTCTATTGACGGCGTGAAAATGTGAAATGTGAAGGCGGAATGGAATTGATGGATCTTTCAGCCTTTTTTTTGAGTTGATAAATGCCTTCTTGAGTAGTTGAATCTTATATTATTGTGGAATTACTGAAACTTTTGCCTGAATGTGGATCCGGTTATGCTTCTTCATTGATTTGGCGGCATTTAATCCTACGAAAGGGAAAGTAATTTTGCTGTATATATTTGTTCGAGATGACTCACTAGTCACTACCAAATGAATGTAGCCATGAAAGTTTGGTTTTCAGAATATGACGGCAACAATGTATTTTTATAGCTCATTTCGTTTGAATGTTCAGTTTGTGCTACAAAAGCTTTTCTGTATCGTAAGATTACTCGTTTAAGATTCAAGTTTTAAAATTTGAAGGGTCTTTCAGTACGGTGTACTCATTAGTTACTCCTCCTCTGGGTTCTGGCTAGACTTGTCACTTTTTAACACAGAGCGAATTTGCAATTTTGTATTGCTTCTAGAGCGTGTTTCAAAAGGTTTACATTACCTCTTGATCTAAAATGTGTCGCTAATCAGTAATCACCAGAAATAACGCCCTGTGTGGTGTTTTCAGTCTGCTATGTACGGCTATTTATTGTTCTGTTTTATTGTATCAGGTAGTATAATTTAGAGCATAACTAATAACTATGTGTTTGTCGGAAATTCAGCAAGGATATCGCAAAAGTGAAAGACGATCATGAGTGGGAAATCATAGAGGAAAGAAAAGCCCTTTCGAGAACAGGACCTCTCAATGCTTATCAGCCTAAAAAGATTTCATTGGAGGATGAACTCAAGGTAATTGAACCTTGCTTCTTCATTTTATTGATTACCCAACCTTTGAATAACTCATAAAAAGGTTACCTCAACAAACACACTTGCTTTGAACTTGACAGGCGTTCCAGGAGAAAGTCGATATAAACAACTACGAGTACAAGAGCATTCCTCGGCCTGCTGATACTTCATCACACTAGTTATGATCTTCAGTTTTCAGTTGCTGTAACATCATGTCTCTTGGCATCAGGATTTCAtgatttgagaataatgtacgtTTTTGGCAGTTTTGGTCGAGGCCAGAGTGTCTAGTTACGATGTAATGTTTTTTGTGAACGATGATTTGGTAACATGATTAGAGAATAGTTTTGACAGCATTGATCGAGTTTTATTAGCAGTTTTCCGAGGATGGTTTGTGCAACTGAGGCAAAATGATGATAATACATTGCTGACCACTTTTACATGAACAAAAGTACACTAAAACACCCCCAAGTCCGGAACCAGGAACGAAAACTATTGTCATTTTAAACATATAACTTGCAAGTATTACAAAAAGGCTATTCATTCCAGAGGGGACATGTGAAGAGAATGTTGAGCCCCTAATCTCACAGAATTGACATAATCCCTGGGGCTATGAGCAGATAAACCCGGTAATGCTAGTCCTACTATCCTCACCAGTATCGAAACCCAGTTCTCTTTGAAGTCTAAACCGTGCATGTAATGCATTGTTAGTCCCCTGATCAACTCCCAGACTGCGTTCATGTATGCCGGAATCAGGTACCTTAACCCCAGAAGGTTCTTGTTTGGCTTCTCGTCTACTTTCTGCATATATACAGATCAGAAGAAAAAACAGCTAAGTAAATAATTATCTCTGTTTTTTTCAGATTAAAGTTTCTGAATTACAGCATCGGGCACCGCTTGAAAAATTTGACCCGAGATTAAAGGAAATGAAGCAGACCTGCTCAGAATAGAAGCTGTTGTAGTATAGGCATTCACCAAAATGCTTGTACAAGAATGTTTTGTCATCATAAGGTATTCGAGGCACACCGTCATTGCAGTAAACAACTCTGAAGTACCTCGCCTCAGGCTCACAGAGATGAGCTTTCATGAACCTCCCTAGTTCCCTGTCTCCAATCCTCGGCTGCCCGAATGTGTAGACGCCAAACAACCTACGCAACATTTCTGTCTCGCCATGTAAGACCAGCACGATTGGGAACAAGATCGCAAGGGCCCCACCTAAGCTGTGCCCAGTAACGACGAATTTTGCACTGCTATTTTCTGCCAATAACTCCTTCAGCTTGGTTCTTACAGCATGATAGGCTGTTAGTTGTCCCATATCCGATGAAGAGATTTGATCGACAGCAGAGACATCGTTCACTTGAAGGTTCTGCTGAAATGTTTTAGTATCATTTCGGTTACCTAAACCCAAGGCTTCTAAGAATCCCAAGTGAATTTTCCCGACTCCTGGGATCTCGTACCAAGAATAGTCGAAATCTGTACTCCAATCATTAGTATCAAAGGGCTCAGTGCCTCTGAAACTTATTATTATCAGATTAGCATCGACAGGCTTATCGCAGAAGATAAAGACTTGGGTAGACCTCTGCTGATGATATTCTGTTAAGATATACGACAAGAAAATCAAAGTAATTCAGTGAAACCAACAAAAGGGCGGAAAGTTTCAGAGATGTTACCATTCCAGCCATTGTAGAAATCCACAAAGTGCATCTGAACAAATtttaataacaaaataaaaaaacctTCATTAGTTACTCACTGCTGATTATTGATACCGGCGTTACCTCTGACTCAAAGCGTAAATTTTGAATAGAAAGCTTGCCTTCCAACTATTAACGACAACTTCTTTAACGAGAACAACATTTTCATAAGCTAACTTGGAAGCCATAATGCAGAGGTCCATAAGAGACTTGTTCCTCATCATAATTCTCCCCTCAAAACGATCAGTCTCATACAAGTTAATGCGACCATCCAAATGTCCGATTGCGCTTATGAAAGTTGATGTTTCTCTTTGTGGAAGTATCAGCTTTCCTGCACTTCTCCACAATCTCATTTTGTTTAGTACTCCTCCAAAGTTCTAACCAGCATGAATGTCAATTATAATGAAATTTACTTGCTCACTGCCCAGGACAAATGATTGCCTTATTAGACGAATCAGATCCATTTACTTACTTTTGATAAACCACCCCCACTCGTATCGGATATACCCATATAATCATACCCCAGCGTCAAAAGCACACAATTTACGACCAAGGCCGTCTAATGAATTTAAGAGTTCCGATTCCCAAAAGACTGTTTGAGGCTCCATATAACAGAAAAAACCTTTCTGTAGTAGATGGTACTGAAACATAGACATTAAACTACTCCAactgtcccgatcatttgtttacgtattccagttatttatttacctttttatattAAGAATATTTTCGAAGGGTAATTTGAACATCCAACTAACCTAAAGTCCACTTGTCACTCAACAACAAGGACACCCTCAAATGATCCCCTAATATCTCCTTAGTCTTTGTGCTAAAACCAAAGGTAAGCAAATAACCGAACGGAGGAAAGTAGCAAATTAGACTCTAAAATGTTTGTGCTAACTCATGCAAACGAGTCTGAGCTacacccaaatagaggagagagagtTCCCTTCATAAGTTCATAAAGGTTCACTctaaaaccaaataacaatagaGAGCTTATATAATGGTAAACTCTCCTTTTGTATCCATGCGGAACACTCATATATATGTGGAAGCCAATTTACGACATACCAAGAATGAAAATTCCATCAAAAATTACGTCGCAAAAATTTAAAATAGTCAATTAAGattcaagaagaagaagagatgaAATATACCTTGTAACAAATTGAATACAAAACCAAGAAAGTCCCCATTAAGAATGAAGAGATTAAGCAAGAAATCAACCAAGTAACCAAACCACTTCAATGGTTTACTAAACAACCTTAACAACTTCATCATTATAACTGATACAACTATCACCCATCTATGATCCTTCCCACCTTCAAACAATCCCCTATAATCTTCATTAAAACCTTCATAataattactactattattagtaatagtaatattattattagtaatagtaataatattagtaatagtattattattgttattattattattaagattaATTTGTATAAACTTGGAGCCACTTAAATAATCATCATTTCTCCAAAATTTCCATAAGTCACTAATTGAAGCTGTTTCTGGCCGTAGGATTAAGTATTTCCACTCATCCATGTAAATACAATAGAGATGATGtattattgtcaaaaaaaaaaacaatagagATGATGTTTTTAGTTTTTCTTTTGTGTTGTAAATTATGAGGGACAAAGATATTGATGTGATTAAATGATATTTTTGTTTACGCTATTATTATATAATCAAGTGAGTGAAGTGTTACGGTGATAGATCTGGTGATATTGTCACGTGTACTAATGGTACTCAACTTCTCTTCTCGTGCTTACACCATAGAGGTGGTCAGGTGGTCAAATGCGGGTTTGGTCAAACGCGGATTAAACTTGTATGATTTTTTTGGCCCACGGTCATGCAGGTTTGTCGGCTTGGGTGGTGGGCCGTGGGGGGTTTGGATCgaaattttgtaatttttggaaaataatGAGTCTCGTCCCGTTCATAAACAACTCTATTATAGCTATATAAAATAGGTTGAATGTGATTCGGATACAACTGGTTCAGATTTATATGAGTACTAGTATTgatgcccggcttcgcccggactacctctatttaccattaattttttttttcattaaataaaattacttgaaATTGCATAATCCAtacatttatcattaatatatttctctatgacatatcctaaaattacgatgaaataaattttgagacaaattcactactcccgctattaatattttactcttataaatgaaagattagtaataacatttcactacttgcccgtaatcattgttactttcactactcccgccgtaattattgttactgtcactactatcgcattaatattaataatttcaGTACTCCCgcctcccgccgtaattattgttactttcactattgccgcattaatattgattatttcactactcccgttgttgtttctaccactttcactaatctcgctgataatattgttacttttactattcaaatgagtgattactatcatatacctatatccaatgttactacaattcttttctttactaacGAAATTACTtctactacttaggcatgcaattttaagaggattatatatttatataaatatattacatatatgcattaaatcaaatcgaaagaattatgcaatattatatattatggaatctaacttgaattatttataacctacttatattatatttttgtatgttaaataat
This genomic interval from Silene latifolia isolate original U9 population unplaced genomic scaffold, ASM4854445v1 scaffold_167, whole genome shotgun sequence contains the following:
- the LOC141638046 gene encoding triacylglycerol lipase OBL1 isoform X2, producing MDEWKYLILRPETASISDLWKFWRNDDYLSGSKFIQINLNNNNNNNNTITNIITITNNNITITNNSSNYYEGFNEDYRGLFEGGKDHRWVIVVSVIMMKLLRLFSKPLKWFGYLVDFLLNLFILNGDFLGFVFNLLQEYHQQRSTQVFIFCDKPVDANLIIISFRGTEPFDTNDWSTDFDYSWYEIPGVGKIHLGFLEALGLGNRNDTKTFQQNLQVNDVSAVDQISSSDMGQLTAYHAVRTKLKELLAENSSAKFVVTGHSLGGALAILFPIVLVLHGETEMLRRLFGVYTFGQPRIGDRELGRFMKAHLCEPEARYFRVVYCNDGVPRIPYDDKTFLYKHFGECLYYNSFYSEQKVDEKPNKNLLGLRYLIPAYMNAVWELIRGLTMHYMHGLDFKENWVSILVRIVGLALPGLSAHSPRDYVNSVRLGAQHSLHMSPLE
- the LOC141638047 gene encoding uncharacterized protein LOC141638047, translated to MTVVEGTMVDSKKNPALSNLKYAGLKRLGRKNPFLRYGLPLISLTVFGTIGLGHMLQGSKDIAKVKDDHEWEIIEERKALSRTGPLNAYQPKKISLEDELKAFQEKVDINNYEYKSIPRPADTSSH
- the LOC141638046 gene encoding triacylglycerol lipase OBL1 isoform X1 — protein: MDEWKYLILRPETASISDLWKFWRNDDYLSGSKFIQINLNNNNNNNNTITNIITITNNNITITNNSSNYYEGFNEDYRGLFEGGKDHRWVIVVSVIMMKLLRLFSKPLKWFGYLVDFLLNLFILNGDFLGFVFNLLQGKLILPQRETSTFISAIGHLDGRINLYETDRFEGRIMMRNKSLMDLCIMASKLAYENVVLVKEVVVNSWKMHFVDFYNGWNEYHQQRSTQVFIFCDKPVDANLIIISFRGTEPFDTNDWSTDFDYSWYEIPGVGKIHLGFLEALGLGNRNDTKTFQQNLQVNDVSAVDQISSSDMGQLTAYHAVRTKLKELLAENSSAKFVVTGHSLGGALAILFPIVLVLHGETEMLRRLFGVYTFGQPRIGDRELGRFMKAHLCEPEARYFRVVYCNDGVPRIPYDDKTFLYKHFGECLYYNSFYSEQKVDEKPNKNLLGLRYLIPAYMNAVWELIRGLTMHYMHGLDFKENWVSILVRIVGLALPGLSAHSPRDYVNSVRLGAQHSLHMSPLE